One stretch of Mobula birostris isolate sMobBir1 chromosome 5, sMobBir1.hap1, whole genome shotgun sequence DNA includes these proteins:
- the LOC140197362 gene encoding G-protein coupled receptor 183-like, whose product MDSAPFSNNFTNATCDVYIHFKAAKIIFTLFYVIVFMVGLSGNILALYITIQKHPKINSTTLYLIHLAVSDALFTLALPSRIVYIVRGFDWPLGEGPCRIFAVLFYINTYASINFMTWLSIDRYIAMVHPLRFARFRKVQNVKYICAAVWVFVFLQTSPLLFISMTKENKGLITCMEYPNFERNPNLPKILLGACLLGYCLPVAIIIFCYFRVNVKLCRIARENPLTEKLGRNKKAITVILIVLLALLVCFTPYHITIIQYMIRKLLSPQNCWQQQAFKTSLQVSVCFMNLNCCIDPLIYFFAFKGYKKKVLEIIRRHITLPAFPSSKTISENNSTHATVSQIQGSGSGSAN is encoded by the coding sequence ATGGATTCTGCTCCTTTCAGCAATAACTTCACCAATGCGACCTGTGATGTGTACATACACTTCAAGGCAGCGAAAATAATCTTCACTTTGTTTTACGTCATTGTTTTCATGGTTGGCTTATCAGGAAACATATTAGCCCTGTATATAACTATCCAGAAACATCCAAAGATCAACTCGACCACGCTTTATTTAATCCACCTTGCAGTCTCCGATGCCCTGTTTACACTCGCTCTACCATCTCGGATTGTCTACATAGTCCGAGGGTTTGACTGGCCTCTGGGCGAGGGGCCATGCCGGATTTTTGCAGTTCTCTTCTACATCAATACATATGCCAGCATCAATTTCATGACGTGGTTGAGCATTGACCGCTACATTGCCATGGTGCACCCTCTTCGGTTTGCCAGGTTCCGCAAGGTCCAAAATGTCAAGTATATCTGTGCCGCCGTCTGGGTGTTTGTCTTCCTCCAGACTTCTCCCCTGCTCTTCATCTCGATGACAAAAGAGAACAAAGGCTTGATAACCTGCATGGAGTACCCAAACTTTGAACGCAATCCCAACCTGCCCAAGATACTGCTCGGTGCCTGTCTCCTGGGCTACTGCCTGCCAGTGGCGATCATTATCTTCTGCTACTTTCGAGTCAACGTGAAACTCTGCAGGATTGCGAGGGAGAACCCTTTGACTGAGAAGCTAGGTAGGAACAAGAAAGCCATCACCGTGATTCTGATAGTTCTGTTGGCACTCCTGGTCTGCTTTACACCGTATCACATCACCATCATCCAGTACATGATCAGGAAGCTGCTGTCACCACAGAATTGCTGGCAACAGCAGGCCTTCAAAACAAGCCTGCAGGTCTCTGTTTGCTTCATGAACCTCAACTGCTGCATCGATCCACTCATCTATTTCTTTGCGTTCAAGGGCTACAAGAAGAAGGTTCTGGAAATAATAAGACGCCACATTACGCTGCCTGCATTCCCATCCTCCAAGACCATCTCGGAGAACAACAGCACTCATGCCACCGTGAGTCAGATCCAAGGCTCAGGATCGGGATCTGCAAACTGA